The following are from one region of the Eubacterium sp. MSJ-33 genome:
- a CDS encoding electron transfer flavoprotein subunit alpha/FixB family protein: MGAMNAEELAKYKGVFVFAQQVDNVLSGISFELVGEGKRLAEKLGTEVTAVLVGSDVSGLVDELAAYGADKVIVVDDPELKNYRTEPYAHALASVINEFKPEIMLVGATAIGRDLGPTVSARVQTGLTADCTLLEIGDFPVNPIPGKEQKHNQLLMTRPAFGGNTIATIACPDNRPQMATVRPGVMQKLDKVEGAKAEVINYNPGFTPNNRYVEILEISKAVSDIKDIMDAKILVSGGRGVGSAENFKLLEDLADVLGGQVSCSRAVVDSGWKPKELQVGQTGKTVRPQLYFAIGISGAIQHVAGMEESDIIIAINKDPDAPIFDVADYGVVGDLNKIVPALTEAIKAELAAK, encoded by the coding sequence ATGGGAGCAATGAATGCAGAAGAATTAGCAAAGTACAAGGGCGTATTCGTCTTTGCACAGCAGGTAGATAATGTATTAAGCGGAATCTCTTTCGAGCTTGTTGGCGAAGGAAAGAGACTTGCAGAGAAGTTAGGCACAGAAGTAACAGCAGTATTGGTTGGTTCTGATGTTTCAGGACTTGTAGACGAGCTTGCTGCTTACGGTGCAGATAAGGTAATCGTAGTAGACGATCCAGAGTTGAAGAATTACAGAACTGAGCCATATGCACACGCACTTGCTTCAGTTATCAATGAATTCAAGCCAGAAATCATGTTGGTTGGTGCAACAGCAATCGGTCGTGATCTTGGCCCTACAGTTTCAGCTAGAGTTCAGACAGGACTTACAGCAGACTGTACATTACTTGAGATCGGTGATTTCCCTGTTAATCCAATTCCTGGAAAAGAGCAGAAGCACAATCAGCTGCTTATGACTCGTCCAGCATTTGGTGGTAACACAATCGCTACAATCGCATGTCCTGACAACCGTCCTCAGATGGCTACTGTACGTCCGGGTGTTATGCAGAAGCTTGATAAGGTTGAGGGCGCAAAGGCTGAGGTTATCAACTACAACCCAGGTTTCACACCAAATAACAGATATGTAGAGATCCTTGAGATTTCTAAGGCTGTTTCAGACATCAAGGATATCATGGATGCAAAGATTCTTGTATCTGGTGGTCGTGGTGTTGGTTCTGCTGAGAACTTCAAGCTTTTGGAAGATCTTGCAGACGTACTTGGCGGACAGGTTTCATGCTCACGTGCCGTTGTAGATTCAGGCTGGAAGCCAAAGGAGCTTCAGGTTGGTCAGACAGGTAAGACTGTACGTCCACAGCTCTACTTCGCAATCGGTATCTCAGGAGCAATCCAGCACGTAGCCGGTATGGAAGAGTCTGATATCATTATTGCAATCAATAAGGATCCAGACGCTCCAATCTTTGATGTAGCTGATTATGGTGTTGTTGGTGATCTGAACAAGATCGTTCCGGCACTGACAGAGGCTATCAAAGCTGAGCTTGCTGCAAAGTAA
- a CDS encoding electron transfer flavoprotein subunit beta/FixA family protein codes for MKIIVCIKQVPDTKGGVQFNPDGTLNRGAMLTIMNPDDKAGLEAALRLKDQYGAEVTVLTMGLPKAADVLQEAIAMGADKGVLVTDRVLGGADTWATSTTIAGAIRKLDYDLIITGRQAIDGDTAQVGPQIAEHLGLPVISYAQEIKVDGDSVIVKRQYDDGYHMVKAQMPCLITALSELNDPRYMTPGGIFDAVNAEITTLGRADLVDVDDSNIGLNGSPTKIARASDKVKKGQGEMAPEDADPVSYIVGKLKDKHVI; via the coding sequence GTGAAAATTATCGTATGTATTAAGCAGGTACCTGATACAAAGGGTGGCGTACAGTTCAACCCAGATGGTACATTGAATAGAGGAGCAATGCTCACAATTATGAACCCAGATGATAAGGCTGGTCTTGAGGCAGCTCTTAGACTGAAGGATCAGTATGGCGCTGAGGTTACAGTTCTTACAATGGGACTTCCAAAGGCTGCAGATGTTCTTCAGGAAGCAATCGCTATGGGCGCTGACAAGGGTGTTCTTGTAACAGACCGTGTACTTGGTGGTGCTGATACTTGGGCAACATCTACAACAATCGCTGGTGCGATCAGAAAGCTTGACTATGATCTGATCATTACAGGCCGTCAGGCTATCGATGGTGATACAGCTCAGGTTGGTCCTCAGATCGCTGAGCACCTTGGACTTCCAGTTATCTCTTATGCACAGGAGATCAAGGTGGATGGAGACAGCGTAATCGTTAAGCGTCAGTATGACGATGGTTACCATATGGTAAAGGCTCAGATGCCATGTCTTATCACAGCACTTTCTGAATTAAATGATCCAAGATATATGACACCAGGCGGAATCTTCGATGCAGTGAATGCAGAGATTACAACTCTTGGTAGAGCAGATCTTGTAGATGTTGATGATTCAAACATCGGTTTGAATGGTTCTCCAACAAAGATCGCCAGAGCTTCTGACAAGGTTAAGAAGGGTCAGGGCGAGATGGCTCCAGAAGACGCAGATCCAGTAAGCTATATTGTTGGTAAACTGAAGGATAAGCACGTAATTTAA